One stretch of Pyrenophora tritici-repentis strain M4 chromosome 4, whole genome shotgun sequence DNA includes these proteins:
- a CDS encoding NACHT domain containing protein, producing the protein MSTQTQTIDVAMEDSTLQHPLFDEVTSAIHNTILQEHRHHFHRNATASLLLDELHRLSAGHNSGDRSIFVSSRKFALFIRTFAPYFDVLSTCVKLRSEWIGGFWGVIRLIFKISSDYAVFLEKIADIFEAVAQIIPPYQQIYEVCKRNTFDPNGGAEGLHLAALMSYVYADLVQLCLDLYWVFCRGAQGSETHFLAPPTPWRPLDSRLVRLEARISQHKRWLQKETETHVQQYADVSLQRKEYLDFLQRQSEAKVNGLLDQEDQRVAKRLRRVTKVQSWLSSSGTVNVCDNIQQRHTNSTAWFLHKNAYIGWRDKPFDHSEANDTDSLVGNWQYRVLFVQAKAGFGKTTISQSVVENLVAEADDPDLCDAPPATASFHFSLLGHERTHPDDAFCSMACQLLQTHRHDRKTLDAICLLVRKTSFREHANADEVLDVLSLLLHQHPTFIVIDGADECSDTESLLSSLAKLCRVSDARVLLFSRPDMKIPLEYQKWASDAPHILPLVNKDNAAAINHCVVQDLNRMADQGFFGISMDRNFILQVAQSANGEFLWTSLLLKFLQSSLLSAEERLSILQNIQTLQGLESLYHVMLNAQARHSPHEKRIIVDVFRWLTFPIHHIGSAALLSALSTHDSKVSDITEAADIMHALPELTCGLLTVSHDTVAFSHASMRTYLQSPASQNSEFSLFDESSVHAHLAARCLSYLAHDVPQRPLGALYQHSPPTIPTPTSSGASQHTSASADSGYKSLSSSDGDNNPMTPPGTIQHSTSRATSIRTVPFDTHLPFLRYAALCWPIHLTRTLTPSPSPHHPTSASTATTLAYLPSLNAFLASRFAVTAWVEASYRYNLPPTLTRLVGPLSDLKAEILPSTIEGRLLRQVITEIRVLSEKLGALKREWQGVLRTNPSLIWQMEGVGGGQTYWPAWNEGMR; encoded by the exons ATGTCGACACAAACTCAAACCATTGACGTAGCAATGGAGGATTCGAC TCTGCAACACCCATTGTTTGATGAAGTAACAAGTGCTATCCACAATACGATATTGCAAGAGCATCGCCATCATTTCCATCGAAATGCTACTGCATCGCTGCTGTTGGATGAACTACATCGTTTATCTGCCGGGCACAATTCAGGCGATCGAAGTATATTCGTGTCTAGCAGAAAGTTTGCACTGTTCATTCGCACCTTCGCGCCGTACTTCGACGTCCTCAGCACATGCGTAAAACTTCGTTCAGAATGGATTGGTGGGTTTTGGGGCGTAATCCGTCTGATCTTCAAG ATCAGCAGCGACTATGCGGTTTTCCTTGAGAAAATCGCCGACATATTCGAAGCTGTTGCGCAAATCATACCTCCTTATCAGCAGATATACGAAGTTTGTAAGCGCAATACGTTCGATCCAAATGGTGGCGCGGAAGGTCTTCATCTGGCTGCACTGATGTCTTATGTGTATGCGGATCTTGTTCAGTTGTGCTTGGATCTGTACTGGGTGTTCTGTAGAGGAGCTCAAG GTTCTGAGACGCATTTTCTGGCACCACCAACGCCATGGCGACCACTTGACTCGCGGCTCGTGCGCCTAGAAGCCCGTATTAGTCAGCATAAGAGATGGCTGCAGAAGGAGACAGAAACTCATGTCCAACAGTATGCAGATGTTTCATTGCAACGCAAAGAGTATCTTGATTTTCTACAACGCCAAAGTGAAGCCAAGGTTAATGGTCTTTTGGATCAGGAAGATCAGAGAGTCGCGAAGCGGTTGCGAAGGGTTACAAAAGTACAGAGTTGGCTGTCTAGCTCTGGGACGGTTAATGTATGTGACAATATTCAACAAAGGCATACAAACTCAACAGCTTGGTTCTTGCATAAAAACGCCTATATCGGGTGGAGGGACAAGCCCTTTGACCACTCCGAAGCGAATGACACGGATAGTTTAGTGGGAAACTGGCAGTATCGAGTACTGTTTGTGCAGG CAAAAGCTGGCTTTGGCAAGACTACAATCTCACAATCAGTTGTCGAAAATCTCGTTGCAGAAGCGGACGACCCCGATCTTTGTGATGCACCACCAGCTACTGCTTCCTTCCATTTCAGCCTCCTCGGTCATGAGCGTACCCACCCAGATGATGCCTTTTGCTCGATGGCCTGCCAACTATTGCAAACACATCGACATGACCGCAAGACACTTGATGCCATATGTTTGTTGGTCCGGAAAACATCATTTCGGGAACACGCCAATGCCGACGAGGTGCTGGACGTTCTGTCGCTTCTACTCCATCAACATCCTACTTTCATTGTCATTGACGGCGCGGACGAATGTAGCGACACCGAATCATTACTCTCTTCATTGGCAAAGTTGTGTCGTGTGTCCGATGCGAGGGTACTGCTGTTCAGCAGACCGGATATGAAAATACCTCTCGAGTACCAGAAATGGGCTTCGGATGCTCCTCACATTCTCCCACTTGTGAACAAAGACAACGCTGCCGCCATAAATCATTGCGTAGTCCAAGACCTGAACCGGATGGCAGATCAAGGCTTTTTCGGCATCTCGATGGATCGTAACTTCATATTGCAAGTGGCACAATCGGCGAACGGAGAGTTTCTCTGGACTAGCTTGTTGCTGAAGTTCCTCCAATCTTCCTTACTCTCAGCTGAAGAACGACTATCAATACTCCAAAACATACAGACATTGCAGGGCCTGGAGTCGCTATATCACGTCATGTTGAATGCGCAAGCACGTCACTCGCCGCACGAGAAGCGCATCATTGTCGACGTCTTCAGATGGCTGACATTTCCCATCCATCACATCGGCTCAGCTGCGCTACTTTCCGCTCTTTCCACGCATGATTCAAAAGTCTCGGACATCACAGAAGCAGCAGATATCATGCATGCTTTACCTGAACTCACTTGCGGTCTACTAACCGTTTCCCACGACACAGTCGCCTTTTCCCATGCCTCCATGCGCACCTATCTCCAATCGCCCGCCTCTCAAAACTCGGAATTCAGTCTCTTCGACGAAAGTAGCGTCCACGCGCATCTCGCAGCGCGCTGCCTGTCTTACCTTGCACATGACGTGCCACAGCGTCCTCTCGGAGCTTTATACCAACACAGCCCACCCACGATACCTACGCCTACAAGCAGCGGCGCGAGCCAACATACGAGCGCCTCAGCAGATAGCGGATACAAGTCCTTGTCGTCCTCAGATGGAGATAACAACCCCATGACGCCACCCGGAACTATCCAACACTCCACATCAAGAGCAACCAGTATACGCACTGTACCTTTCGATACGCACCTCCCCTTCCTCCGCTACGCCGCTCTCTGTTGGCCCATACATCTTACTCGTACTTTGACCCCATCTCCGTCCCCTCACCACCCCACTTCCGCCTCTACCGCAACCACGCTCGCATACCTTCCATCTCTCAACGCTTTCCTCGCCTCTCGTTTCGCAGTCACAGCCTGGGTCGAAGCGTCATACAGATACAACCTACCACCTACATTAACGCGCCTCGTGGGTCCGCTGTCCGATCTCAAAGCCGAGATTCTACCTAGTACAATCGAGGGCAGGTTGCTCAGGCAGGTGATAACTGAAATTAGAGTCCTAAGTGAGAAGCTGGGAGCGTTGAAGAGGGAGTGGCAGGGCGTGTTGCGGACGAATCCGAGTTTGATTTGGCAGATGGAAGGCGTAGGCGGTGGGCAAACTTATTGGCCCGCTTGGAATGAGGGGATGAGGTAG
- a CDS encoding FCP1, TFIIF-interacting CTD phosphatase, including NLI-interacting factor: MGADRSDGAGSSTTEAVASGYDEKTPLLEQRQQGPYEDILRRRRWLYPRRISDGIVAVVGMLASPFISTGQRLIACFYYDEDGSFSFLAPVYHISRTFTRGRRKKVGAYTSRTEKSEKGMRKRRSSSVTQPQMHQHSRRSLSIASTSTAMTSDSESERGPMRDYDYDSPARNTRSRSSVPSRADEIAPAKRSIRITLHHNEDALRQRKAAKKAQSSKSNSVSPQAAASLKSPTGPATASSKQLTKFPRAPQPPRPLVPRRQPSYSAKGTSAVGPHQKTLIIDLDETLIHSIVNGGRFQTGHMVEVKLQASVGAGGQVIGPQVPLLYYVHKRPYCDDFLKKVSKWYNLIIFTASVQEYADPVIDWLEVERKYFAGRYYRQHCTVRNGAYIKDLAQVEPDLSKVMILDNSPLSYGFHPDNAIPIEGWISDPTDHDLLHLIPLLEGLQYVTDVRALLALRSGMPASA; encoded by the exons ATGGGCGCCGACAGGAGTGACGGCGCCGGCTCCTCGACCACGGAAGCCGTCGCATCCGGCTACGACGAGAAAACACCGCTGCTCGAGCAACGCCAGCAAGGGCCATACGAAGACATTCTACGCCGAAGACGATGGCTGTATCCCCGGCGCATCTCTGATGGCATTGTGGCCGTCGTGGGCATGTTGGCGAGCCCCTTTATTTCCACTGGTCAGCGCCTGATTGCCTGTTTCTATTACGACGAGGATGGCAGCTTTTCCTTTTTGGCACCCGTGTATCACATCTCGCGAACATTCACCCGCGGCCGTCGGAAGAAGGTCGGCGCGTACACGTCGCGGACTGAAAAGAGTGAAAAGGGAATGCGCAAGAGACGCAGCTCGAGCGTGACGCAACCACAGATGCATCAACACTCACGGCGCTCGCTATCCATCGCATCCACATCTACCGCAATGACTTCGGATTCCGAGAGCGAGCGAGGTCCCATGCGTGACTACGACTATGACAGCCCTGCGCGGAACACGCGATCCAGATCAAGCGTGCCGTCGCGGGCAGACGAGATCGCGCCGGCAAAGAGGTCCATCCGCATCACATTACATCACAATGAAGACGCACTGAGACAGCGCAAGGCAGCGAAGAAGGCCCAATCGTCCAAAAGTAATTCCGTCTCACCTCAGGCCGCAGCTTCCTTGAAGTCCCCCACTGGCCCGGCAACCGCGTCCTCGAAGCAATTGACAAAATTCCCACGAGCGCCCCAACCCCCGCGCCCGTTGGTACCACGACGCCAGCCGTCATACTCAGCAAAAGGCACGTCCGCCGTCGGGCCACACCAGAAAACACTAATCATCGACCTCGATGAAACTTTGATCCACAGCATAGTCAATGGCGGTCGCTTCCAGACTGGCCACATGGTAGAGGTAAAACTGCAGGCTTCCGTCGGTGCGGGTGGACAAGTCATCGGCCCTCAGGTCCCGCTCTTGTACTATGTTCACAAACGGCCGTATTGTGATGACTTTTTGAAGAAG GTCAGTAAGTGGTACAACTTGATCATATTCACCGCTTCGGTCCAAGAATACGCCGATCCCGTCATCGACTGGCTGGAGGTGGAGCGCAAGTACTTTGCGGGGAGATACTACCGGCAGCACTGCACTGTTCGCAACGGGGCTTACATCAAGGACCTTGCCCAGGTCGAACCCGATCTTAGCAAGGTCATGATTCTTGATAACAGCCCCTTGAGCTACGGCTTCCATCCTG ACAACGCCATCCCCATCGAGGGCTGGATTAGCGACCCAACAGACCACGATCTGCTGCACCTCATCCCGCTCCTTGAAGGCTTGCAATATGTCACCGACGTACGTGCATTGCTTGCGCTTCGGTCCGGCATGCCTGCATCCGCGTAA